In the genome of Magnolia sinica isolate HGM2019 chromosome 2, MsV1, whole genome shotgun sequence, one region contains:
- the LOC131236770 gene encoding ribosomal lysine N-methyltransferase 3 isoform X1: MSRRLRAFKRWMRSQRIDCSNALQLIDGDDGISVRALCDLKEGDLVATIPINACLTIKTSAGREMIEDAGLAGYLGLSLAVMYERSLGHASVWDGYLQLLPEKECVPLVWSLEEVDELLSGTELHKIVKEDKALLYEDWKESIAPLIANGAFKLDPTNFGIEQYFAARSLVSSRSFEVDDYHGFGMVPLADLFNHKTGAENVHFFSTSPLSGSDNDNDNDSDNQDVFRNNDGDKPSNEGLDTDTSDHILNQLDPKRSMSSTVAAGQNFLDSNEVYHSDSGDEPAALEMGVVKGVKAGDEVFNTYGSMGNAALLHRYGFTELGNQFDIVNIELNLVIQWILKSFSSRYCRARLSLWRRLDYSGCTSENSEYFEISYDGEPELELLILLYIVFLPEEAYQKLNCTVSSIMDVDKPMNILLLTKNSGSFLKTQEETKELLLTGGVRHALVSLANIRESLYGLNSLEDDMNALKKCCHLQERKLYHSLVLRISERMILKKLRLNVSRSCKKRKRKL; the protein is encoded by the exons ATGAGCAG ACGATTGAGAgcattcaaacgttggatgagATCTCAACGTATCGATTGCAGCAACGCGCTACAACTCATCGACGGCGATGATGGCATCTCGGTGAGAGCTCTCTGTGACTTGAAGGAAGGGGATCTTGTAGCAACCATACCCATAAATGCTTGCCTGACAATCAAGACATCGGCGGGCCGTGAAATGATTGAAGATGCCGGTTTGGCTGGCTATCTTGGCCTTTCGTTGGCTGTCATGTATGAGAGAAGTTTAGGTCATGCATCCGTTTGGGATGGCTATCTCCAGCTTCTGCCGGAGAAAGAGTGCGTTCCGCTCGTGTGGAGTTTGGAGGAAGTCGATGAACTTCTTTCCGGAACAGAACTCCACAAG ATAGTGAAGGAAGACAAGGCTCTTCTCTATGAGGACTGGAAAGAGTCTATTGCACCCCTTATAGCAAATGGGGCTTTCAAGCTCGACCCAACTAATTTTGGCATTGAACAGTATTTTGCTGCAAGAAGTCTTGTTTCATCACGTTCCTTCGAAGTTGATGATTATCATGGCTTTGGAATGGTGCCATTGGCAGATCT CTTTAATCACAAAACTGGTGCTGAGAACGTCCACTTCTTTTCAACATCGCCCCTTTCTGGCTCTGACAATGACAATGACAATGACAGCGATAACCAAGATGTGTTTAGGAATAATGATGGTGATAAACCATCAAATGAAGGTCTTGATACGGACACTTCCGACCATATTTTGAATCAACTTGACCCCAAGAGAAGTATGTCTTCGACTGTTGCAGCTGGACAAAATTTCCTGGACAGTAATGAGGTGTACCATTCAGATTCTGGAGATGAACCTGCAGCTCTAGAAATGGGCGTTGTGAAAGGTGTCAAAGCAGGAGATGAG GTCTTCAATACATATGGCTCCATGGGCAATGCTGCCTTACTTCACCGTTATGGATTTACAGAGCTTGGTAATCAATTTGACATTGTGAACATCGAGCTAAACTTAGTAATTCAGTGGATTTTGAAGTCGTTCTCCAGCCGGTACTGTAGAGCAAGGCTATCACTTTGGAGGAGACTAGATTATTCAGGCTGCACCAGCGAGAATTCCGAATATTTCGAGATTTCATATGATGGGGAGCCTGAGTTGGAGCTTCTGATTCTCCTTTACATTGTTTTCTTGCCGGAGGAAGCCTATCAGAAGCTGAATTGTACTGTATCTTCCATCATGGATGTTGATAAACCCATGAACATCCTCTTGCTGACTAAAAACAGTGGAAGTTTTTTAAAAACACAGGAAGAGACAAAGGAGTTGTTGCTGACGGGCGGTGTTCGTCATGCACTTGTGTCACTCGCTAACATTCGGGAGAGTTTGTATGGCTTGAATTCATTGGAGGATGACATGAATGCACTGAAGAAGTGCTGTCATTTGCAGGAACGGAAACTGTATCATTCTTTGGTTCTGCGCATAAGCGAGCGGATGATCCTCAAGAAGCTTAGATTGAATGTTTCTAGGTCATGTAAAAAGCGGAAGAGAAAGCTATGA
- the LOC131236770 gene encoding uncharacterized protein LOC131236770 isoform X2 encodes MHPFGMAISSFCRRKSAFRSCGVWRKSMNFFPEQNSTRQIVKEDKALLYEDWKESIAPLIANGAFKLDPTNFGIEQYFAARSLVSSRSFEVDDYHGFGMVPLADLFNHKTGAENVHFFSTSPLSGSDNDNDNDSDNQDVFRNNDGDKPSNEGLDTDTSDHILNQLDPKRSMSSTVAAGQNFLDSNEVYHSDSGDEPAALEMGVVKGVKAGDEVFNTYGSMGNAALLHRYGFTELGNQFDIVNIELNLVIQWILKSFSSRYCRARLSLWRRLDYSGCTSENSEYFEISYDGEPELELLILLYIVFLPEEAYQKLNCTVSSIMDVDKPMNILLLTKNSGSFLKTQEETKELLLTGGVRHALVSLANIRESLYGLNSLEDDMNALKKCCHLQERKLYHSLVLRISERMILKKLRLNVSRSCKKRKRKL; translated from the exons ATGCATCCGTTTGGGATGGCTATCTCCAGCTTCTGCCGGAGAAAGAGTGCGTTCCGCTCGTGTGGAGTTTGGAGGAAGTCGATGAACTTCTTTCCGGAACAGAACTCCACAAG GCAGATAGTGAAGGAAGACAAGGCTCTTCTCTATGAGGACTGGAAAGAGTCTATTGCACCCCTTATAGCAAATGGGGCTTTCAAGCTCGACCCAACTAATTTTGGCATTGAACAGTATTTTGCTGCAAGAAGTCTTGTTTCATCACGTTCCTTCGAAGTTGATGATTATCATGGCTTTGGAATGGTGCCATTGGCAGATCT CTTTAATCACAAAACTGGTGCTGAGAACGTCCACTTCTTTTCAACATCGCCCCTTTCTGGCTCTGACAATGACAATGACAATGACAGCGATAACCAAGATGTGTTTAGGAATAATGATGGTGATAAACCATCAAATGAAGGTCTTGATACGGACACTTCCGACCATATTTTGAATCAACTTGACCCCAAGAGAAGTATGTCTTCGACTGTTGCAGCTGGACAAAATTTCCTGGACAGTAATGAGGTGTACCATTCAGATTCTGGAGATGAACCTGCAGCTCTAGAAATGGGCGTTGTGAAAGGTGTCAAAGCAGGAGATGAG GTCTTCAATACATATGGCTCCATGGGCAATGCTGCCTTACTTCACCGTTATGGATTTACAGAGCTTGGTAATCAATTTGACATTGTGAACATCGAGCTAAACTTAGTAATTCAGTGGATTTTGAAGTCGTTCTCCAGCCGGTACTGTAGAGCAAGGCTATCACTTTGGAGGAGACTAGATTATTCAGGCTGCACCAGCGAGAATTCCGAATATTTCGAGATTTCATATGATGGGGAGCCTGAGTTGGAGCTTCTGATTCTCCTTTACATTGTTTTCTTGCCGGAGGAAGCCTATCAGAAGCTGAATTGTACTGTATCTTCCATCATGGATGTTGATAAACCCATGAACATCCTCTTGCTGACTAAAAACAGTGGAAGTTTTTTAAAAACACAGGAAGAGACAAAGGAGTTGTTGCTGACGGGCGGTGTTCGTCATGCACTTGTGTCACTCGCTAACATTCGGGAGAGTTTGTATGGCTTGAATTCATTGGAGGATGACATGAATGCACTGAAGAAGTGCTGTCATTTGCAGGAACGGAAACTGTATCATTCTTTGGTTCTGCGCATAAGCGAGCGGATGATCCTCAAGAAGCTTAGATTGAATGTTTCTAGGTCATGTAAAAAGCGGAAGAGAAAGCTATGA